The Zingiber officinale cultivar Zhangliang chromosome 10A, Zo_v1.1, whole genome shotgun sequence genome contains a region encoding:
- the LOC122026562 gene encoding uncharacterized protein LOC122026562, which produces MTWFHEEKSQIELELRLLEALEMYPPSQLQGFHHHFVLYGLMEYLMKSFDRQLTSEEILQLLDRFYNLEAMVRRIPLI; this is translated from the exons ATGACCTGGTTTCATGAGGAGAAATCGCAAATTGAGCTAGAATTGAGGCTTTTGGAAGCTCTAGAAATGTATCCTCCTTCTCAATTACAGG GATTTCACCATCATTTTGTTCTTTATGGGCTGATGGAATATCTGATGAAGAG CTTTGATAGACAGCTCACATCGGAGGAAATATTGCAGTTGTTGGATCGCTTTTATAATTTAGAAGCAATGGTGAGAAGAATCCCTTTAATTTAG